One segment of Acidovorax sp. DW039 DNA contains the following:
- a CDS encoding Lrp/AsnC family transcriptional regulator, with protein sequence MCATKVRAKSGGGAGTPPVESASTSLDRTDKAILRHLQRDASLSNVALAEKVHLSAPACLRRVERLKRLGLIDKVVALLNPRAVGAGMLVMIGVVLDRSTPEAFAEFEKAAVKISGCMECHVVTGEFDYFMLVRTRDSESFNRLHAEQLIYLPGVRQVRSFMVLRNVLSTTELPLALS encoded by the coding sequence ATGTGTGCAACAAAAGTTCGTGCCAAGAGTGGCGGTGGTGCTGGCACTCCCCCGGTCGAATCTGCCTCCACGTCGCTCGACCGCACCGACAAGGCCATCCTGCGCCACCTGCAGCGGGATGCCTCGCTGTCCAACGTGGCGCTGGCCGAGAAGGTGCATCTGAGTGCCCCGGCCTGCCTGCGGCGGGTGGAGCGGCTCAAGCGGCTGGGGCTCATCGACAAGGTGGTGGCGCTGCTCAACCCGCGTGCGGTGGGGGCGGGCATGCTGGTGATGATCGGGGTGGTGCTGGACCGCTCCACCCCGGAAGCCTTTGCAGAGTTTGAAAAGGCGGCCGTCAAGATCTCCGGCTGCATGGAGTGCCATGTGGTCACCGGCGAGTTTGACTACTTCATGCTGGTACGCACCCGCGACAGCGAGAGCTTCAATCGCCTGCATGCCGAGCAGCTCATCTACCTGCCTGGCGTGCGGCAGGTGCGCTCGTTCATGGTGCTGCGCAACGTGCTCTCGACTACGGAGCTGCCGCTGGCCTTGTCCTGA